A region of Myxococcus stipitatus DSM 14675 DNA encodes the following proteins:
- a CDS encoding 4Fe-4S single cluster domain-containing protein: MASTADESSPGPVLRVAQQVPRTEAEGPGHRFALWLQGCPLRCPGCCNPEMFAMERGPLVTVDALAARVLSTPGIEGFSLLGGEPFSQPGPAADLCERLRAGGLSTMVFSGYTLAELKAQANPDVERLLRALDLLVDGRYEKDLPETRRRWIGSSNQVMHFLTPRYSPEDPTFTAPNTAEVHFVEGRLIINGWPALADRLRP, encoded by the coding sequence ATGGCTTCGACGGCGGACGAGTCCTCCCCAGGCCCGGTGCTCCGGGTCGCCCAGCAGGTTCCCCGCACGGAAGCGGAGGGCCCCGGGCACCGGTTCGCGCTCTGGCTCCAGGGCTGCCCGCTGCGCTGCCCGGGGTGCTGCAACCCGGAGATGTTCGCGATGGAGCGCGGCCCGCTCGTGACGGTCGACGCCCTGGCGGCCCGGGTGCTGTCGACGCCCGGCATCGAGGGCTTCTCGCTCCTGGGAGGCGAGCCCTTCTCGCAGCCCGGCCCCGCCGCGGACCTGTGCGAGCGGCTGCGCGCCGGGGGGCTCAGCACCATGGTCTTCAGCGGCTACACGCTCGCCGAGCTGAAGGCCCAGGCGAATCCCGACGTGGAGCGGCTCCTCCGCGCCCTGGACCTGCTGGTGGATGGACGGTACGAGAAGGACCTGCCGGAGACGCGCCGGCGGTGGATTGGCTCGAGCAACCAGGTCATGCACTTCCTCACGCCTCGCTACTCGCCCGAGGACCCGACGTTCACCGCGCCCAACACGGCGGAGGTCCACTTCGTCGAGGGCCGGCTCATCATCAACGGCTGGCCCGCGCTCGCGGACCGTCTTCGCCCATGA
- a CDS encoding sigma 54-interacting transcriptional regulator: MTRPVTAYAPRSERKPLYVKVVTQPALAGCWAVNISETGIGLIATPRGPQEGPREGEPVELSFSLPDSGEHIRAWGDVRWRHETGGSVTALGVFLHSFEDSDGVKLARYLATARLQVVVAFASEDEAQGIRAALEGQAVPHFAASAEEARVLLARGDAAALLVCGRDEARALALVETFVDVDEAADLASGGPASDLASRIIYCAPAASERLVALFNAGLVFRALGPSASPDAVRQAVLQAGRERGVRTEQWRMALELERTLLRERALAAEGAPKEPGPRGEEDVGLRSVAMQRVMEMVRLVAPHRVAVLLQGETGTGKEVLARSLHRLSGRGELPLVVQDCGALTETLLESELFGHVRGAFTNAVADHPGLFVLANGGTIFLDEIENTTPNLQAKLLRVLETGDVRPVGGTQVRHVDVRVLAASNRDLGEEVRSGRFRADLFYRLNSFTIDIPPLRERPEDVPELARFFLLHFNRVLRRSASGMSQEVEDMLRAYPWPGNVRELRNVLERAVLLSRPGEVVSRRLLPPGLVSTSPVRNELSGDGSLRARLERVERELIREALERHGGVLRRAAVALGMDPVTLGRRARRHGLWKQD; encoded by the coding sequence ATGACGCGGCCTGTGACCGCCTACGCCCCTCGAAGCGAGCGCAAGCCGTTGTACGTGAAGGTGGTGACGCAGCCCGCCCTCGCCGGGTGCTGGGCCGTCAACATCAGCGAGACGGGCATCGGCCTCATCGCCACGCCCAGAGGCCCCCAGGAGGGCCCTCGCGAGGGCGAGCCGGTGGAGTTGTCCTTCTCGCTGCCCGACTCGGGGGAGCACATCCGCGCATGGGGCGACGTGCGGTGGCGTCACGAGACGGGCGGCTCGGTGACGGCGCTCGGCGTCTTCCTGCACTCGTTCGAGGACTCGGACGGGGTGAAGCTGGCGCGCTACCTGGCCACCGCCCGGCTGCAGGTCGTGGTGGCGTTCGCCAGCGAGGACGAGGCCCAGGGGATTCGCGCGGCGCTGGAGGGCCAGGCCGTGCCCCACTTCGCCGCCAGCGCGGAGGAGGCGCGGGTGCTGCTCGCGCGCGGCGACGCGGCGGCGCTGCTCGTGTGTGGGCGGGATGAGGCTCGCGCCCTGGCGCTGGTGGAGACGTTCGTGGACGTGGACGAGGCCGCGGACCTGGCCAGCGGGGGGCCTGCCTCCGACCTGGCCTCGCGAATCATCTACTGCGCGCCCGCCGCGTCGGAGCGGCTGGTGGCGCTGTTCAACGCGGGCCTCGTGTTCCGCGCGCTTGGCCCGTCCGCGTCGCCGGACGCGGTGCGGCAGGCGGTGCTTCAAGCGGGCCGTGAGCGAGGCGTGCGCACCGAGCAGTGGCGCATGGCCCTGGAGCTGGAGCGCACCCTCTTGCGCGAGCGCGCCCTGGCGGCGGAAGGCGCCCCGAAGGAGCCGGGCCCGCGAGGCGAGGAGGACGTGGGCCTGCGCAGCGTCGCCATGCAGCGGGTGATGGAGATGGTGCGCCTGGTGGCCCCGCATCGCGTGGCGGTGCTGCTGCAAGGGGAGACGGGCACGGGCAAGGAGGTGCTCGCGCGCAGCCTGCACCGGCTGAGCGGGCGCGGAGAGCTGCCGCTCGTGGTGCAGGACTGCGGAGCGCTCACGGAGACGCTGCTGGAGAGCGAGCTGTTCGGCCACGTGCGAGGGGCCTTCACCAACGCGGTGGCGGACCATCCGGGGCTGTTCGTCCTGGCCAATGGCGGCACCATCTTCCTGGACGAAATCGAGAACACCACCCCCAACCTCCAGGCCAAGCTGCTGCGCGTGCTGGAGACGGGGGACGTGCGCCCGGTGGGCGGCACGCAGGTGCGCCACGTGGACGTGCGCGTGCTGGCCGCGAGCAACCGGGACCTGGGGGAGGAGGTGCGCAGCGGCCGCTTCCGCGCGGACCTCTTCTACCGGCTCAACAGCTTCACCATCGACATCCCCCCGCTGCGCGAGCGCCCCGAGGACGTGCCGGAGCTGGCGCGCTTCTTCCTGCTGCACTTCAACCGCGTGTTGCGCCGCTCGGCGAGCGGCATGTCCCAGGAGGTGGAGGACATGCTGCGCGCGTACCCGTGGCCGGGGAACGTGCGCGAGCTGCGCAACGTGCTGGAGCGCGCGGTGCTGCTGTCGCGCCCGGGCGAGGTGGTGTCGCGCCGGCTGCTGCCGCCGGGCCTCGTCTCCACGTCGCCGGTGCGCAACGAGCTGTCGGGAGACGGCTCATTGCGCGCGCGGCTGGAGCGGGTGGAGCGCGAGCTCATCCGCGAGGCGTTGGAGCGGCACGGCGGCGTGCTGCGGCGCGCGGCCGTGGCGCTGGGCATGGACCCGGTGACGCTGGGCCGGAGGGCCCGGCGTCATGGGCTGTGGAAGCAGGACTGA
- a CDS encoding ThiF family adenylyltransferase: protein MVEPRFERNLGVISPDVMQRLARTHVLVAGVGGAGGQCAVDLVRLGLGCLTLADFDTYERHNMNRQVGCFESTLGQSKVEVVGRMCLDIHPSLRLRRVMEGVTAANVETVLDGGEGLPPVDYVVEVIDIAGGSAKQALHRACRARGIPAMTGLMLGFGAALHVFQPDAPLYEELYILPDGRVDLPAIIPHLGSYLLQDAMESCYAGRGHAPTCVVGATTAAGMMVSELMRGVMLGARAMVSWPEYLYVDLFDHRYVRAAAGRTPVPARQPA from the coding sequence ATGGTGGAGCCCCGTTTCGAGCGCAACCTGGGAGTCATCAGTCCGGATGTGATGCAGCGGCTGGCCCGCACGCACGTGCTCGTCGCCGGCGTGGGAGGCGCCGGAGGGCAGTGCGCGGTGGACCTGGTCCGGCTGGGCCTGGGGTGCCTGACGCTCGCGGACTTCGACACCTATGAGCGTCACAACATGAACCGGCAGGTGGGCTGTTTCGAGAGCACGCTGGGTCAATCCAAGGTGGAGGTCGTGGGGCGGATGTGTCTGGACATCCATCCGTCGCTGCGGCTGCGGCGGGTGATGGAGGGCGTCACGGCCGCCAACGTGGAGACGGTGCTCGACGGTGGCGAAGGACTTCCTCCGGTGGACTACGTGGTGGAGGTCATCGACATCGCGGGGGGGAGCGCCAAGCAGGCCCTCCACCGCGCGTGCCGCGCGAGGGGTATCCCCGCGATGACGGGGTTGATGCTGGGCTTCGGCGCGGCGTTGCATGTCTTCCAACCGGATGCACCGCTGTACGAAGAGCTCTACATCCTCCCGGATGGCCGCGTGGACCTGCCGGCCATCATTCCTCACCTGGGCAGCTATCTGCTCCAGGACGCCATGGAGTCCTGTTACGCGGGGCGGGGGCACGCGCCCACGTGTGTCGTGGGCGCCACCACCGCGGCCGGGATGATGGTGAGCGAGCTGATGCGCGGGGTGATGCTGGGGGCTCGGGCCATGGTGTCGTGGCCGGAGTACCTCTACGTGGACTTGTTCGACCACCGCTATGTGCGAGCCGCCGCGGGCCGGACGCCGGTGCCGGCGCGACAGCCCGCGTGA
- a CDS encoding penicillin acylase family protein — protein sequence MKTFRSAFSPRGASWKSGRTRWHLPLLAGLSLAFATACGEDDDGGPKLPPEEPPKYEATIRRTSHGIPHITAKNMASLSYGQGYAFAKDHVCILSDQILKVRGERARYMGQGPGNTYVGSDFGYRVLQLQEKAEAAFPKLPADIQEMFQGYVAGFNRYVTETPGDQLPKPCTNAPWVRPITAVDLFAYDISVGLAGSSYQLILAIAAATPPITGASTVGRPPMDSFKVERPEHHSVGSNGWAIGADRAANKRGMVVANPHFPWEGELKLWESHLTVPGELNVYGVGLLGVPAVLIGFNDHVAWTHTFSSGQRMTLYGLQLVPGKPTRYKYGTEEREMVARDITVLVKLPEGSVTSITQRFYSSHYGPVIAIPNVAPWTTQSALTYRDANLDNTQLVSQFVGMNRAKSLAEFQNVYAQVQGIPWVNTMAADRDGNVWYADATPTPNLSDKAIGMWRAASNMAGTPTFNIWREMGLVLLDGSNPENEWRDAAGARGPGLVPYAGIPKLARRDFVFNANDSYWLANPAAPLTNFSPMHGLEGVGQTPRTRMNAVLLTEQNGASGADNLFTVAELENAILSNRGMTAELLRDQVVARCTGVPTVQVNTTVIDIRQGCAALAAWDLRYDAGSKGAALWREFSGAFSMGELSTGVSGAGTTSLYSELFDVARPIQTPRGLKAAPTDGSADSVLVALANAVFRLNLAKIPVDAPLGQSQYSTRVDGKRIPIHGGGAYDGTANIVSWGTLKSTTPDSDYSAVRGTNIINSRTNLTDTGYVINNGSSFIMAMEFTEKGVNGRAVLTYSQSSDKASPYFADQTELFSNKQWRPIVFTEEAITAAKVDEVTISGN from the coding sequence ATGAAAACTTTTCGATCAGCGTTCTCCCCGCGCGGGGCGTCCTGGAAGTCTGGGCGTACTCGATGGCACCTTCCCCTCCTCGCCGGGCTGAGCCTGGCCTTCGCCACCGCCTGTGGTGAGGATGATGACGGTGGCCCGAAGCTGCCACCCGAAGAGCCTCCCAAGTACGAGGCCACCATCCGCCGGACGTCGCACGGCATCCCGCACATCACCGCCAAGAACATGGCCAGCCTGTCCTATGGCCAGGGCTATGCCTTCGCGAAGGACCACGTCTGTATCCTGTCGGACCAGATCCTCAAGGTCCGCGGCGAGCGCGCCCGCTACATGGGCCAGGGCCCCGGCAACACCTACGTGGGCAGCGACTTCGGCTACCGGGTGCTCCAGCTCCAGGAGAAGGCGGAGGCCGCCTTCCCCAAGCTCCCCGCCGACATCCAGGAGATGTTCCAGGGCTACGTCGCGGGCTTCAACCGCTATGTGACGGAGACGCCGGGCGACCAGCTCCCCAAGCCCTGCACCAACGCGCCCTGGGTCAGGCCCATCACCGCGGTGGACCTGTTCGCCTACGACATCAGCGTGGGCCTGGCGGGCAGCAGCTACCAGCTCATCCTGGCCATCGCCGCGGCCACGCCGCCCATCACCGGCGCGAGCACCGTGGGTCGCCCGCCGATGGACAGCTTCAAGGTGGAGCGTCCGGAGCACCACAGCGTCGGTAGCAACGGCTGGGCCATTGGCGCGGACCGCGCCGCCAACAAGCGCGGCATGGTGGTGGCCAACCCGCACTTCCCCTGGGAGGGCGAGCTCAAGCTCTGGGAGAGCCACCTCACCGTCCCCGGCGAGCTCAACGTCTACGGCGTGGGTCTGCTCGGCGTTCCGGCGGTGCTCATCGGCTTCAACGACCACGTGGCCTGGACGCACACCTTCTCGTCCGGTCAGCGCATGACGCTCTACGGACTGCAGCTCGTGCCGGGCAAGCCCACCCGCTACAAGTACGGCACCGAGGAGCGGGAGATGGTCGCCCGCGACATCACCGTCCTGGTGAAGCTGCCGGAAGGCTCCGTGACGAGCATCACCCAGCGGTTCTACAGCAGCCACTACGGCCCGGTCATCGCCATCCCCAACGTGGCGCCGTGGACCACGCAGTCGGCGCTCACCTACCGCGACGCCAACCTGGACAACACGCAGCTCGTCTCCCAGTTCGTGGGGATGAACCGGGCCAAGAGCCTGGCGGAGTTCCAGAACGTCTATGCGCAGGTGCAGGGCATCCCGTGGGTCAACACCATGGCCGCGGACCGGGATGGCAACGTCTGGTACGCGGACGCCACCCCCACGCCCAACCTGAGCGACAAGGCCATTGGCATGTGGCGCGCGGCGTCCAACATGGCGGGCACGCCGACCTTCAACATCTGGCGGGAGATGGGCCTGGTGCTGCTCGACGGCAGCAACCCGGAGAACGAGTGGCGTGACGCCGCCGGCGCGCGCGGCCCCGGCCTCGTGCCCTACGCGGGCATCCCGAAGCTGGCCCGCCGTGACTTCGTCTTCAACGCCAACGACAGCTACTGGCTGGCGAACCCCGCGGCGCCGCTCACCAACTTCTCGCCCATGCACGGCCTGGAGGGCGTGGGCCAGACGCCGCGCACGCGCATGAACGCGGTGCTGCTCACCGAGCAGAACGGCGCCTCCGGCGCGGACAACCTGTTCACCGTGGCGGAGCTGGAGAACGCCATCCTGAGCAACCGCGGCATGACGGCGGAGCTCCTGCGGGACCAGGTCGTGGCGCGCTGCACGGGCGTGCCGACGGTGCAGGTCAACACCACCGTCATCGACATCCGCCAGGGCTGCGCGGCGCTGGCCGCGTGGGACCTGCGCTACGACGCGGGCAGCAAGGGCGCGGCGCTGTGGCGTGAGTTCAGCGGCGCCTTCAGCATGGGCGAGCTGTCCACGGGCGTGTCCGGCGCGGGCACCACGTCGCTGTACTCGGAGCTCTTCGACGTGGCCCGTCCCATCCAGACGCCTCGCGGGCTGAAGGCCGCGCCCACCGACGGCAGCGCGGACTCCGTGCTCGTCGCGCTGGCCAACGCCGTCTTCCGGCTCAACCTGGCGAAGATTCCGGTGGATGCGCCGCTGGGTCAGTCGCAGTACAGCACCCGCGTGGACGGCAAGCGCATCCCCATCCACGGTGGCGGCGCCTACGACGGCACGGCCAACATCGTCTCCTGGGGCACGCTCAAGTCCACCACGCCCGACTCGGACTACAGCGCGGTGCGCGGCACCAACATCATCAACAGCCGCACCAACCTGACCGACACCGGCTACGTCATCAACAACGGCAGCAGCTTCATCATGGCCATGGAGTTCACCGAGAAGGGCGTCAACGGCCGCGCGGTGCTCACCTACAGCCAGTCCAGCGACAAGGCCTCGCCGTACTTCGCGGACCAGACGGAGCTGTTCTCCAACAAGCAGTGGCGCCCCATCGTCTTCACCGAGGAGGCCATCACCGCCGCCAAGGTCGACGAGGTCACCATCTCCGGCAACTGA
- the pssA gene encoding CDP-diacylglycerol--serine O-phosphatidyltransferase produces MTTEQPRARRPRRHFSMIRTFVLADFVTLGNGFAGTGAILSAMQYLATGRETWLWVAFALMPLALVMDFLDGRIARWRFKKSPLGADLDSLADVISFGMAPAALAFAVGMRGALDVAVLLYFVACGISRLARFNVTSAELSDESGKVKYFEGTPIPTSLGLVLVLAVATWQGRIGESMWGGAWELGPLVLHPLVLLYAASGSAMISKTLRIPKV; encoded by the coding sequence ATGACGACCGAGCAGCCGCGTGCCCGTCGCCCGCGCCGCCACTTCTCGATGATTCGCACCTTCGTGCTCGCCGACTTCGTGACGCTGGGCAACGGCTTCGCGGGGACGGGGGCCATCCTCTCCGCGATGCAGTACCTGGCCACCGGGCGGGAGACGTGGCTGTGGGTGGCCTTCGCGCTGATGCCGTTGGCGTTGGTGATGGACTTCCTGGATGGGCGCATCGCCCGCTGGCGGTTCAAGAAGTCGCCCCTGGGGGCGGACCTGGACTCACTGGCGGACGTCATCTCCTTCGGCATGGCGCCGGCGGCGCTGGCCTTCGCGGTGGGGATGCGGGGGGCGCTGGACGTGGCGGTGCTCCTGTACTTCGTCGCCTGTGGCATCAGCCGGCTGGCGCGCTTCAACGTCACGTCCGCGGAGCTGTCGGACGAGTCGGGGAAGGTGAAGTACTTCGAGGGCACGCCCATCCCCACCAGCCTGGGGCTGGTGCTGGTGTTGGCGGTGGCCACGTGGCAGGGCCGCATTGGCGAGTCGATGTGGGGAGGGGCCTGGGAGTTGGGGCCGCTGGTGTTGCATCCGCTGGTGCTGCTGTACGCGGCCAGCGGCAGCGCGATGATCAGCAAGACGCTGCGCATCCCCAAGGTTTGA
- a CDS encoding choice-of-anchor D domain-containing protein, with protein sequence MTWRRSLWAFAVFGLVVGCADRERSTLADGRLTATPGGMDFQRVALHDARETEISLRNVGRARINVSEVWVEGPEGAYLATFTDEGPHSLVPGSARALRVRYTPTNEGGQDAVLVVRSDAQLEPLLRVPLSGKGVAAWARVSPGALDFGRIEADSTKTLTLSLDNPTELPVEVMPRVVGADRDEFVVSPMSVAPRSRAELALTFRPTRVGRKQVALAVSPCRGCADLSVKLSAESLEQAVVAEPPVVDFAAVPVDRDDIRESRIRNVSTEPVTVTGLTLDGTDASFSQAPPQVGFPLVLQPGEVRAVPFRYSPGHMGPAEDLARYHVASRRHPTTDVMLRGFGGAAELCVSPVAHDFGMQPLGSKSRVMVNVKNCGATNAGTLTIQSLEWRTDPTGPLQFNHAPLAIPYTLQPGQEVNIPVYYEPTRAGRATGVLVMSTNAYATGTVDLTFRGEALAHAPCELAITPAVVDFGTVPPGRGAVLGVKLENKGRDICPVKNVQLRDNGGGVFSLPGGGLFGVTLYPGDWFSFQVAFNAPILGGSFTGEAQVEQMNPANPLLVVPLVAQSETSCLMASPWYVDWGVARRDCPPEPREVNYLNACTRPVSVSRVWVGPGTTDGEFSVGGVPTPQPFTLQPGEAFTVDVEYAAQVYGMNLSPLFVNSSDLTAPLLVPLIGESSKRMEKTDTFTQQDVSKVDVLFVVDNTASMVEEHPRLVAAVPSFVDTALAKQVDLHVAVTTTGIGPVAGACPGGADGGEAGRFFPVDNSHPRILTQAMADLTEALQQNVQVGQCAHVEQGFEAMRRALSPPLVNNADDPRTPMPRDGNLRFLRDSAALVVVFIGDEDDHSPDGVDTYVQWAQQLKGQNQPQRATFYAIAPTAAACGTAGGAGTRYAEATVRTGGEVMNVCAANYGPLLTAVANKAFSAQDRFPLSDAPEPGTVTVTVNGQPAAGWRYDAPTNSVIFTAVPAPGAKVAITYRRSCAAR encoded by the coding sequence ATGACGTGGCGCAGGAGCTTGTGGGCCTTCGCGGTGTTCGGGCTGGTGGTCGGCTGTGCGGACCGTGAGCGCTCGACGCTGGCGGACGGGCGGCTGACGGCGACCCCTGGAGGGATGGACTTCCAGAGAGTCGCCCTCCACGACGCGCGCGAGACGGAGATTTCGCTGCGCAACGTGGGGCGCGCGCGCATCAACGTGAGCGAAGTCTGGGTGGAGGGCCCGGAGGGGGCCTACCTGGCGACCTTCACGGACGAAGGGCCGCACAGCCTGGTGCCTGGCAGCGCGCGCGCGCTTCGCGTGCGCTACACGCCGACGAACGAAGGCGGCCAGGACGCGGTGCTGGTGGTGCGCTCGGATGCGCAGTTGGAGCCGCTCCTGCGCGTGCCGCTGTCCGGGAAGGGCGTGGCCGCATGGGCGCGGGTGTCTCCCGGCGCGCTGGACTTCGGGCGCATCGAGGCGGACTCCACGAAGACGCTCACGTTGTCGTTGGACAATCCGACGGAGCTGCCCGTGGAGGTGATGCCTCGGGTGGTGGGCGCGGACCGCGACGAGTTCGTGGTGTCGCCCATGTCGGTGGCGCCGCGAAGCCGCGCGGAGCTGGCGCTGACCTTCCGACCGACGCGGGTGGGGCGCAAGCAGGTGGCGCTGGCGGTGTCGCCGTGCCGAGGCTGCGCGGACCTGTCGGTGAAGCTGTCCGCCGAGTCGCTCGAGCAGGCGGTGGTGGCGGAGCCTCCCGTGGTGGACTTCGCGGCGGTGCCCGTGGACCGGGACGACATCCGGGAGTCGCGCATCCGCAACGTCAGCACGGAGCCGGTGACGGTGACGGGGCTGACGTTGGATGGCACGGACGCGTCCTTCTCCCAGGCCCCGCCGCAGGTGGGCTTCCCCCTGGTGCTCCAGCCGGGCGAGGTGCGCGCCGTGCCGTTCCGCTACAGCCCCGGACACATGGGGCCCGCGGAGGACCTGGCCCGCTACCATGTGGCGAGCCGGCGTCACCCCACCACGGATGTGATGCTGCGAGGCTTCGGTGGCGCGGCGGAGCTGTGTGTGTCGCCGGTGGCGCACGACTTCGGCATGCAGCCGCTGGGCTCCAAGTCGCGGGTCATGGTCAACGTGAAGAACTGCGGTGCCACGAACGCGGGCACGCTCACCATCCAGTCGCTGGAGTGGCGGACGGACCCGACGGGGCCGCTCCAGTTCAACCACGCGCCGCTGGCCATCCCGTACACGCTGCAGCCGGGGCAGGAGGTCAACATCCCCGTCTACTACGAGCCCACGCGCGCGGGCCGGGCGACGGGCGTGCTGGTGATGAGCACCAACGCCTATGCCACGGGCACGGTGGACCTCACCTTCCGGGGCGAGGCGCTGGCGCACGCGCCCTGTGAGCTGGCCATCACCCCGGCCGTGGTGGACTTCGGCACGGTGCCCCCGGGCCGAGGCGCCGTGCTGGGCGTGAAGCTGGAGAACAAGGGGCGGGACATCTGCCCGGTGAAGAACGTCCAGCTTCGCGACAACGGCGGTGGGGTGTTCAGCCTGCCGGGGGGGGGCCTCTTCGGCGTCACCCTCTATCCGGGGGATTGGTTCAGCTTCCAGGTGGCCTTCAACGCGCCGATTCTCGGCGGCTCCTTCACGGGCGAGGCCCAGGTGGAGCAGATGAACCCGGCGAATCCGCTCCTGGTGGTGCCGCTCGTCGCGCAGTCGGAGACGTCGTGCTTGATGGCGTCGCCCTGGTACGTGGACTGGGGCGTGGCGCGGCGCGACTGTCCGCCCGAGCCCCGCGAGGTGAACTACCTCAACGCGTGCACCAGGCCCGTGTCCGTGTCGCGGGTGTGGGTGGGGCCGGGCACCACGGACGGCGAGTTCTCGGTGGGCGGCGTGCCCACGCCCCAGCCCTTCACGCTCCAGCCGGGCGAGGCCTTCACGGTGGACGTGGAGTACGCCGCTCAGGTCTACGGGATGAACCTGTCGCCGCTGTTCGTGAACTCGAGCGATCTCACAGCGCCGTTGCTGGTGCCACTCATTGGCGAATCCTCCAAGCGGATGGAGAAGACGGACACCTTCACCCAGCAGGACGTGAGCAAGGTGGACGTCCTCTTCGTCGTGGACAACACGGCGTCCATGGTGGAGGAGCACCCGCGCCTGGTGGCCGCGGTGCCCTCGTTCGTGGACACGGCGCTCGCCAAGCAGGTGGACCTGCACGTGGCCGTCACGACGACGGGCATCGGCCCGGTGGCGGGGGCGTGTCCGGGCGGCGCGGACGGCGGGGAGGCGGGGCGCTTCTTCCCCGTGGACAACTCCCACCCGCGCATCCTCACGCAGGCGATGGCCGACCTGACGGAGGCGCTCCAGCAGAACGTGCAGGTGGGGCAGTGCGCCCACGTGGAGCAGGGCTTCGAGGCCATGCGGCGCGCGCTGTCTCCGCCCTTGGTGAACAACGCGGATGATCCTCGCACGCCGATGCCTCGCGACGGCAACCTGCGGTTCCTGCGGGACTCGGCGGCGCTCGTCGTCGTCTTCATCGGGGACGAGGACGACCACTCGCCCGACGGCGTGGACACCTACGTGCAGTGGGCCCAGCAGCTCAAGGGGCAGAACCAACCGCAGCGCGCCACGTTCTACGCCATTGCCCCCACGGCGGCGGCGTGTGGCACGGCGGGTGGAGCGGGCACGCGCTACGCGGAGGCCACGGTGCGCACGGGCGGCGAGGTGATGAACGTGTGCGCGGCCAACTACGGGCCGCTGCTGACGGCGGTGGCCAACAAGGCCTTCTCCGCGCAGGACCGCTTCCCGCTGAGCGACGCGCCGGAGCCGGGCACGGTGACGGTGACGGTGAACGGCCAGCCGGCGGCGGGGTGGCGCTACGACGCGCCCACCAACAGCGTCATCTTCACCGCGGTCCCCGCCCCGGGGGCCAAGGTGGCCATCACCTACCGGCGCTCCTGCGCCGCCCGGTGA